The Stieleria maiorica genome includes the window AAAGTGCCCTTCACGATGTCGCGTTGGTTGTCCGGCCGCGACTTTGAGTTTGCCGACCGCAGCGTTGCCAGCATCTTCTTTGATGTCAACCGAAGTTTTGCGTGGGGGCTGCATGGCAAAAGCGAACGATTGGGAGTGCCTGTTTTCTGGGACGCGGCCTTGTTCAACGGGTTGGTCACCGGCGGTGCCGAGACCGGTAGCAGCGGGACGCTGGATGACAACTTCGCCTACTCGGGACGTGTCCGCGCCTATCTGATCGGGGATTGGGGTGATGAAAACCTGGCCGATTTCGAATGTCACGATCGACTGGCGATGCGGGTCGGAGCGGGGTTCGCCGCATCAACGATTGAGCGATTCGGTACGACGGAATTCAGTCGTCTTCGCGTCGTGGACTCGGGCGAACCCTTGGCAAATCTTCTGCCGGCGGTCGTCTCCGGCTACGACGTCTCGCTTTATGCGGTCGATGCGTCCATGAAGTATCTCGGCTGGTCATCGAGCTTTGAGTACTACTTTCGCACCGTCAGCGACATTCGTGGCGCCGCGATCGGCGAGCTGTTCGATCATGGGTTTTGGTATCAACTGGGGAAATTTATTGTTCCCGGAAAACTTCAGGTCGCGACCCGTTGGTCTCGCGTGCAAGGTGATTCGGGAACCCTGGGCGGTAGCGATCAGAGTGCAGAAGAAATCGCCGCCTCGCTGGCCTGGTACTTCCGCCGCAACCAAGCCAAGTTGGTCGTCGACATGACCCACGTCGACGGTGCACCGGTCAGCTCACAGGCACTCGACATCTCGCCGGGCAATCACGGCTGGCTGTTCCGATCGCAGATCCAGTTTAGTTTTTAGCGTCTCCGCATCGGTTCTGGCTCCTCGCAATGAATCAATTGGGGTAGACTGGTTCACCGCCGCCAACGGCTGCGACTCGATCGTCAGGTCCACCGGGGAATGGAAATGAAATGCGTTCAATGTCAGTCGGAACGTCTCGTCTACGATGCGAAGGCGGTGGATTATTTTGATATGGCCATGAAACGACCGCTGAAACTGGAATTGGATTCGAACCCCGATGCTTGGTTGTTCAAGGGCACGCAGGCGGGCGAGCTCAACGCGAGTGTTTGTGTCGATTGTGGCTTCGTGATGTTTTCGATGGCCAAAGAAGACGCGGAAAAGCTTTATCGCATCCAAAATGCTCGATAAGCGGTGGTGTACAGCCTTTGGGCGATTCCGCGTCGCTGCTTCGCAGCGACAGTCGGCCGGCTCCGTCGCAAACCTCGGTGTCTTACAATCGCCAAATCACAATCCAACCGAAAAGAAAGTCCGGTGAGCAAAATCGCGGTCACGGCAGCCGGCGGGCAATTGGGAGCCGAGATCGTTCGGGCGGCGGTCGCGATCCGTGGTGGAGACAACGTGGTTGGCTTGGCCCGAACACCGGACAAAGCGCGTTCGTTGGGGATCGAGATCCGGCCTGGTGACTATGGGGCGCCAGAGGAATTGAAACAATCGCTCGACGGGATCGACGCCGTTTTGTTGGTCTCGGGAATGGACGCGCCGGAAAAGCGGATCGAGCAACATCGCAACGTGATCAACGCTGCCAAACAGGCCGGGGCCAGCAAGATCGTCTACACCAGTATCCAAGGTGCAGAAGAGGGCACCGCGTTTTCGCCCATCGTTCAAAGCAATCGGCAAACCGAAGCCGACATTCGCGACAGTGGATTGGCTTGGGGGATCGGTCGCAACGGTATTTACATCGAGCCCGACGTGGACTACACCGACACGTACAAGAAGCGTGGTGAAATAGCGAACTGCGCCGGGGACGGAAAGTGCGGTTACACAACACGCCCCGAACTCGCCTATGCCTACGCAAGGATGTTGACCGACGCGAAACACGACGGTCAGGTCTACAACTTGCACGGCCAGGCGATCAGCCAACAACAACTGGCGGACTACCTCAACGATGCGTTCGGGACAGACCTGCGGTATCGAGACATGTCAGTGGAGGAATACCGTCGAGACCGCACCGCCGAACTCGGAGAGTTTCTGGGCAACATCATCGCCGGGATTTACGAGGGAATTCGCAATGGTGCGGTGGACAACGAAAGCCACTTCGAGCGCGCCGCCGGTCGCCCGCATCAAGACTGGCGGTCGTACTTTGATGCGCTGAATTAGCGCAACAGATCGAAGCGACGTTACGATCGATTACGCTAGCGGCGCGTTGATGTCGGTCAGCCGGGGGCGAATCGATTAAACTGGGTTTATGTCGAAATCAACACACCACCGTCGCATCGTCCTTCAATCCATCGCCGGATCCCTCGCCCTGCCCGGGCTGCAGTCATTACGGGCCGAATCGGTTGGCAGTTCTTCACCTGTCCAAGCCGCGCGCGGGGCCGGTGTCGGGACGCGACGGTTTGTCGCAGTAGGTAATTTGCTCGGGTTCCAGCAAAATCAGTTTTTCCCGGAGACGCCGGGCAGAGCGTTCGAGGAAACGACACTGCTGAAACCGTTGGCAGAAAACCGTGACCAGATCACCGTCTATCGCGGGCTCGATCACGGACTACGCGGCGGGCACTTTGCTGTCCACACCTTTCTCTCCGGCGTGCTGCATCACGAGTCCAAACAGCGGCCCGACGGCAATGTCACCATCGACCAGTTCATCGCCGATGAGATCGGGCCCCAGACCCGTTTCCCGTCACTCACCGTCGGTTCTGAAGGCGGCATCCATGGTGGTTGCCAGCTTTCCTGGACCAAGTCCGGGGTCCGCGTTCCCCCGATCACCGGTCCCGCCGAGCTGTTCGAAAAGCTGTTTGTCACCGAATCGAAAGAGCGTCGCTCACAGCAGGTCCGAGAGAATTCGCTGCAAGCGTCGATCCTGGATTCGGTTGTCGAACAGGCTGATTCGCTTGCCGGTCGCGTCAACCGAGACGACAAGGCCAAACTGGACGAGTACTTCAGTTCGATTCGCGATGTCGAAAAACGATTGCAAGCCCGCCGCCGCTGGGCCGACCAGCCGAAGCCCCGGCCGCCGTTTGAAAAGCCTGCCGACACCAACACGGTGGACGATCTACCGTTGTTGTACGAGCTGATCGCTCTGGCGCTTCAAACCGACTCGACGCGGGTTGCCACCCTGGAAATCGGCGGCAGCTTCTTGCCCCAAGATCTGGGCATCGACAAGTCCTATCACAGCCTTTCACACCACGGGAATGATGACGTATCGATCGCGAATCTGATCACGTTGGAGACGTACCAGTTGGAACAGTTTGGCAAATTCTTAAGCCGGCTGGCAGCGATCGAGGACGGGGACCAGACGCTGCTCGATTCGACGGCGGTGTTGTTCGGAAGCGGGATGGGCAACGGAAATTCGCACACCAACACCGATCTGCCGATCGTTCTGGCCGGCGGAGGCTACGGGCGCGGCGAGTTCAAAAAGCTCGCCACCAAAGGCCCCGCCAAGATTCCGCTGTGCAACTTGTTCGTTGACATCGCCCAGAAAATGGGAGTTCCGACGGAGTCCTTCGGGACCAGCACCGGCAGTTTCTCCTGACAGCAACCCACCTCCATGCCTTCCTTTGATTTTTTCACGGCGGCGGCCCGTCGTGCCGCGTGTGCGATTGCGCTCGCCCTCGCCTCGTTGGCCGTACCACAGGCGGCCCAATCGGAACCTACCGAACCATCGTCGGCCGGTCGCCAAACGCCGGTCGCTGAGTTCCTTGGTCGTTACTGTGCCGAGTGTCATAGCGCCGGTTCGGCCGAAGGCGATCGTCAGTTCGATTCGTTCCGGCTGCCGCTCACCTCGGTCGATCAATTGATCACCGCTGACGAAATCGTCGATCAGGTGACCTTGAAATTGATGCCGCCGGAGGACGCCGGGCAGCCGACCGAAGAGAAGCGACTGGAGCTGTTGGATGTGCTACGAAAGACCATCGAAAGCTCACGTGAGCGATTCAATACCTCCGGCGGGCAGACGGTTTTGCGTCGGTTATCCAATCGAGAGTATGAAAACACATTGGCGACACTCTTTGATCGACGTGTCGATACGCTCGGCTTGACCGCCGATTTTCCCAAAGACAATACCGTCGCCCATATGGACAACCTGGGTGATGCCCTGGTGACATCCGGCTTCTTGCTCGACCAGTACCTTCAGTCGGCGTCGCGGCTGGTGGAGGCTCGATTGGGCAAGACTCGGATGGAGCCGAAAACATGGCACTTTCGCGATAATTTTCAGCAATACGAAGAACTCTCCGGTGCCCACCGCAGTGTCTTCAACTACGAGTACCTGTGTTTGTACGAACAGCCTAACACCGACACCCGGCAGGGAGGCTACGGGCACATCGAAGACTTTTTAAAGGGCGTGCCGGTCGCCGGGCTGTATGACATCGAAGTCCACGCCCAGGCGATGCACCGCGACACCCACTACGACCCAAAGATCTTTCGCATCGATTTCTCCGAACCCTTTCAACTGGCCGTCGTCCCCGGCGACGTGACCAAGGGACACATCCATTACCCCCAAGCGATCGAACCGGTTTTGGGGCAAGCAATCGTGCCGGACGAACAACCCGAGTGGTTGAAGTTCCGCGTCTGGTTGGAGGCCGGACAGACGCCGCGATTCATTTTTCCCAACGGTCCGTACGAATCGCGTGCGTCGGTGATCGAAGTCAACAAACAGTACAAAGACGAGTTCGACCCCAAGAAATACAAAGCCGGTGTGAGTCGGACGCACATCCTTCGCGAAGGCGAGTTACCACACATTCGGATCGGGGAAATCAAAGTTCACGGTCCGATTTCCGAGCCGCAGGGCGGCAAGGAGGAAGTGGCCGTGTTCGGACCCGACGGATTCCAAGTCGAACGCGCGGTCGAGCAACTTCATGCTTTCGGTCGGCGCGCATATCGTCGCCCGTTGGAACCGTCCGACCGCGGGCGAATCCGTGCGTTCTACCAACAGCGATTAGACGAGGATGCGACGCCGCGACAGGCCGCGCTGGACACGTTGAAGATGATTCTCTGTTCGCCGTCGTTCTTGTACCTCAGTGAGATCACGGCGGAAAATGAAACGCTGCTGGGACCCTTTGACTTGGCCGCACGTCTTTCGTACGCACTGTGGGCCGCTCCACCGGACGATGTGCTTTTTGCTGCAGCCGAATCCGGTCGGCTGACCGCGCCGGAAGAACTAAAAAAACACGTCATCCGGATGCTTGAGGACGATCGATCCGATGCGTTTGTCAACGGTTTTACTGACAGTTGGCTGAACTTGCGAGAGATCGGCAATCTGCCGCCGCCGCGGAAGTCAGTTCCGCAGTATTATTCTGAAAACCTGCCGGAATCGATGAAGCGGGAAGCGCGCCAGTTCTTCCGTTACCTGTTGGATCAGAACCGACCGGTGAGCGAGTTTTTGGATGCCGACTACACCTTCGTCGATAAGAAGCTTGCCAAGCTGTACGGGTTGCCCCAGCAGGATACGCTCCGCCTGGCCGACGGATTTCAACGCGTCTCATTGGTCGGCAACCAGCAGCGTGGAGGCGTCTTGGGGATGGCCGGTGTGCTGACCGTCAGTGCCAACGGGGTCGATACATCGCCGGTCACCCGTGGCGTGTGGGTGATGGAAAACATCCTCGGCATCACGCCGCCACCGCCGCCGGACGAGGTGCCGTCGATCGACGCCGACGTCAGCGGGGCGACCACGATTCGAGAGAAATTGTCGAAACACAGCGAAGACAAAACGTGTTTCGTTTGTCATCGGAACATTGACCCGCTGGGATATGCACTGGAAACCTACGATCCGATCGGGCGTTGGCGGACCAACTACCCCAGTCCCAAAGGGAAAGGTTCCGCGGCAACGATCGATGCCTCGGGCGAACTGCCGTCAGGAGAATCGTTTGAGGACTTCGCAAGTTTTAAAAAGGTGTTGCACAAGAGTCGCGGAGAGTTATTCGTTCGCAATTTGATCGAAAAACTGGCCACTTATGCGACGGGGCGTCAGATGGAACACGCCGACCGCTTCCGGATCGACGATTTGGCGGCCCGGCTGCATTCCGACGACGCCAGCGGGCTGCGAACGATGGTCGTCGAAGTCCTGACCAGCGAGCTGTTTCGGTCACGCTAGACGCGTTGCACACCACGGACGTCAGAAAAGCGCTCAGGCACCAATGGTACAGGCATTCGAATTGGTGCCAGAATGCTAAACTCCCTCCAACCGCGGTCGTGGACGACTTTCGTTACTGTGCTGGATAGATCCGCTTCCAATCTTGCTTCATGTCGACGACCGTCCAGCCTTGGCGGGTTGCGTCGTCAAGCGCTTGATCGAGTTGTCCGATGTGGGAATCGCGGTCGTAGGCCCATTCACGCTGGTCGTCGGTATGGTGCACGATCAAGGCAAAGCTGGGTGAGCGGCCGATCGTGGCGTACTGAAGCATTTGCCAGTCGCCATCGGAATTGCCAGCGGCAAAGATTGGTCGACGCCCGACATGCGAGTTGATCCCGACCGGCTTTCCTTCCTTGTCATCGATAAAGTCGATCTCCGGCAGGCGGACGATCACAGGCTTGCCGTCACGGAGTTCGAACCGAGTTTTGACGCTGCTGCCGACGACCTGTTCCGGCGGAATACCGTAGGTCGCCTCGGTCCAGGGTCGCATAAACTCGATGCCGCCGCCGGAAACGATAAACGTTTTAAAGCCATTGGCCCGCAGATAGGCCAGCAGCTCGAGCATCGGTTGGTAGACCATGTCTTTGTACAGTCGCCCGGTTTGAGGATGCTTTGCAGTGGAGATCCAGTCGGCCACGATTCGCTCGAAATCTTCCGACGTCATTCCTGAATGTGTTGCGGCCACGATTTCCAACAGTGACTTTTTCCCACCCGCCAGGACGGCCTTGGTGTCCGATTCAAGCACTCCCTTGAACGGCTGTTGGTCCTTCCACTCGGGGTGCTGGGGCGCCATCGCCTTGACCCGATCAAAGGCGAAGGCGAGTTGAAAGTACATCGGCTGTTCGCTCCAGAGCGTGCCATCGTTGTCGAACGTGGCGATGCGTTCCGCCGGTGGTACGAACCCGGCCGATCCTTCGCGAGTGACCCTTTCAACAAAATCAATGATGGCCGCTTTGGTCGCAGTATCATTCCACGACGGAAGTGGGTCGGCAGCATAGGAACCGCTACCGACGAATGCGAACACGCCGACCAGTAGAACGGAAAGAAGTTGGCGATCATGATTCGCGGTCATGTCGTAGAACCTGCTGTAGAGAAAAAAAGCGGACTCTCACGGGTGAGAGCCCGCCAGACTCGTGAATGAATCAGCGGCCACCCATGCTCGCCTCGATCTGCTTTTGAACCTTTTCCAGGTTAAACGAACCGGGCGTTTGGCTTGGCGGAAACTCTTTCATCGTCATTAAAAAGTTTGCGGCCAGCTGTTGCATCGGGGCGAGCACAAACACGCGCTCTAAAAACCAATCGTTATAGGTGTTGGAATTGTGTTGTGCCTTTTCGAACGGATCTCGACGCAGATTGAACAGCAACGGGACGCGAAGTTCGGTAAACGGTTCACGCCAAACTCCGAATGCAATCCCGCGATTCTCCAAGAATATGGCTTTCCAGGCATTGTATCGCATGGCAACAATTTGCCCGTCGTCGTTGACGTACATGAATTCTTTCCGCGGAGAGTCGTCGGATTCTCCCGTCAGATAATCCAATAGGTTGTAACCGTCGATGTGGTTTTTGTAATCCCGGCCGTTGAGCGTCACACCTGATTTCAATTCATCCTTGATGTCCGTGTTTCCGCCGATCGCGGCGAAGGTGGGCAACCAATCTTCGTGGGCCACGATTCCGTTCAGCACGGTTCCGGCGGGAAACTTACCCGGCCAACGGACGTAGCAAGGCACGCGGTACGCGCCTTCCCAGTTTGAATTCTTTTCGCTGCGGAACGGCGTGGTGCCGGCGTCGGGCCAAGTGTTGTAGTGCGGGCCATTGTCGGTCGAATATTGAACGACCGTGTTGTCGGCTATGCCAAGTTCATCGAGCAGATCGAGCAATTGCCCCACGTGCATGTCATGCTCGATCATCCCATCGGTGTATTCGTCGTTGCCTTCATGCCGATGCTCTTGCTTCACATGGGTGCGGAAGTGCATTCGGGTACCGTTCCACCAGCAAAAGAAAGGTTTGCCAGCCTCATGCTGACGCGTGATAAAGTCTTTGGCTGCGGCGAGCGTTTCTTCGTCGATCGTCTCCATTCGCTTTTTGGTCAGCGGACCGGTGTCTTCGATGGTCTGGCCTCCGTTTCCGTCGGCTTTGCAACGCAAGACTCCGCGGGGACCAAAGACGTCCATGAACTTTTTGCCGTTCGGCAACACCATGTCGGTCGGATAGTCTTCATTCTCAGGTTCTTCTTCAGCATTGAGGTGATAAAGATTCCCGAGAAATTCATCAAATCCATGCATGGTTGGCAGGTGCTCGTCGCGATCACCCTGGTGATTCTTGCCAAATTGTCCGGTGGCGTAACCGAGGCTTTTCATGACCGTCGCCATCGTTACATCGGTTTTCTGCCAACCCTCTTTCGCTCCCGGAAGCCCAACCTTCGTCATTCCACTGCGGACCGGAACGCTTCCGCTGATGAATGCTGCTCTGCCGGCGGTGCAGGATTGCTGGCCGTAGTAGTCCGTGAAAAAGACGCCTTGCTTTGCGATGCGATCGATATTGGGCGTCTTGTAACCCATCATGCCACGGTTGTAATGACTGATGTTTTCCGTGCCGATGTCATCGCCCCAGATGACCAAGACGTTCGGTTTTTCTTGAGCGTGCAGCGAAGTGGAAATCGCTAACCACAAAACAACCGCGATTACTCGCGACGAGCAGACTTTCATGTTGATGGTCTCTGATTTGTATTGATGAGTGTTTGCCACTTGTGGCCGCCGACGGCGACACAGGTTTGCCGTAGTGTAATGAGTTGCATAGACCGAGTTGTAACAACCGGCGCAAATCTTTTTGCAAATCAAAATGACGTCAATGACTTGTTAGGAACTGTGTCGAATTGACACACAGTGTTTTGTTATGCCAGTGTTTTGTTAAGCCAGTGTTTTTTTGATGTGAATGATTGGCATGATTTTTACCTTTCCCGCTGGCCATGACGCAATCGTTAAGAAGAGGTAGGTGCGTCGGTGGTTTCGAATTGCCGGTAGCGGAAAGCCGGAGATCTGTACCTGGCGAACGTGATGTTCACACAGTTCGTAACGGGATCCTTTGCCGTTTACGCGGGGAAGCTGGACACTCTCGATGGTGACGCCAATGCCTACGCCAGCGGACGCAGGATTTCACAGTGTTCGAATGTCGACTTCATCGCAAACCCGATCGTCCTTCGCGCGGTCCCGTACGCTTCACTGGGCTGAGGTTTCATCGTGGTCGGAGACGAAGGTGAACGACTGCTGAGCTTTCTGGTGATCCATCCGACGGACACGGCCGACTCGGACGGATTGAGCGAATTGTTCGCCGACGGGGTCGCCCTCTCGGCGGAGCTGTGTATTGCCACGCTTCATTTAAGTTTGCAGGGGCACCGGCTGTTTGACGGACTGCCCCGTCAGTCACGACTGATGGTCCCATCGAGCGTTGGATCCTTCGTTGCAGCCGGTGTGCCGACCGGGATCGGTGCGAGATCCGTCGATCGCGATTCAGGCCGCCGCGGCGATCGCTTGGGGTTGGGCGAGGGCGACGATGGTGATGCCGTGCTGTTTTGCCAGACGGAAGGTTTCTTCACGCTCGACCAGGATCGTCTTGTCGGCTTCGATCACGATCGCGGTGCCTCCGTTTTCGGCCACCCGCGTGACCGTTTGCGGGCCGATCGTGGGGACGTCGAATCGCATGTCCTGGTTCGGCTTGCTGACTTTCACCAACGTCCATCCGCCGCGACGGCAAAGTGTTCCGGTCCGCGCGATGCACTCGTCGGTTCCCTCGACCGCTTCGACGGCCAACACCGTCCCATCTTTGATGGTGATCGATTGGCCGATGTCCATGCCGCCCATCTGCTTGGCGACTTGCCAACCGAACTCGGCGTCACGAGATTGCTTGGGGGTCAGCGGCGTTCCGATCAAATGGCCTTGGTCCACGAGCAGCTCCGGGGCAAAGTCGGTGGCGGGGCAGATGGTCAACGATTGTTTGGCGTACGTGTTGGTGACGGCCAACAGCAAACTGTCATCGCGTGAATCGGGGCGGTTGCCCAGCAAACACGGGCCGAAGGTTCGAATCGCCGTCAGGTCGGGACAGTGTTTGATCCAGACGCTGCCCTGAAACAGCAGTTCCGATTTGAACAACTTGCCGGCCATCGTGACTTGGCGGATCCCGTGGCGGCGGAAGTAACGGATGTGGGCGCCGATCTTGCCGACGCCGGACCACTTCACGTGATCACAAATCGATTCCAAGTCGGTCGACGCATGGTCGGTGATCGCGATGCAGCAGATACGCCGTCCGCTGGCGACCACCTGTTCGGCGACTTCAACGGGAAAGCTGCCCCAGCCGGCGATCAGCCCGATCGGCGGCTGAATGGACGCGTTTGATGATGAAGAGAACCCGGGCATCAGATTGCGAATCAGCTCGCGCCCGTATCCACGACGCTGGATCATGCCGCCCGCTCCGATCGGCCTTGATCCGACCGCCCCTCGCCGAGTTGCCCCTCGCCGAGTTGTGTGTTGATTGCATCGAGTCGCTTGCGCAAGGCTTTCAGTTCGCGGCGCATCTCGGGCAGCTTTCGCTCGATCGCAAAGATCTGCATCTGGTCACGTTGCGGCATCGCGGGCGACCCCAGCAACACCTGATGTCCTTGGCAGTCGTCCATTACACCGGCTTTGGCGCCGACGATCGTGTGATCGCCCAACGTGACGTGATCCTTCAATCCGACTTGGCCGGCCAGGATCACGTAGTCGCCGGTGCGACAGGATCCCGCAACGCCGACTTGGCTGCAGATCAAATTGTGGCGGCCGATCTGGCAGTTGTGTGCGATCATCACTTGGTTGTCGATTTTTGTTCCTTCACCGATCCGCGTCGCCCCGTAGCTGCCGCGGTCGATCGTCACCCCGGCCCCGACGTCGACGTCCGAATCGATTCGCACATAACCGAGTTGTGCCGATGGCAGATGCCGACCGCCTCGTTGTTGGTAACCAAACCCATCGGCCCCGATGGTCGTTCCGGCGTGCAAGACGACGCGATCACCCAGTGACGAATACTCGTACAGCGTGACGCCGGGATACAGCACACAGTCGTCTCCGATCGTGCAGCCGGGCATGATCACGACGTTGGGCATCACCAGCGTTCGCTCGCCGATCGAAACTCCGGCACAGACCGTTGCTGTGGGATGGACCTTGGCCGAGTTTGCGATCGAGGCTGATGAATCGACGCCGACGCCAGGTAGTGATGCCGGGATCGGTGGACGAAACTTGGTAACCACCGTGGCAAACGCCGCACGGGGATCGTCGACAATGATTTGGGGCCGCCGGTCCGATTCGATCCGTTCGGCACAGATCACTGCCAAGGCATCAGAACGAGCCAGATTGGCCGACGCGTTTTTGCCCACCAACATCGTGATCTCGCTTGTCGACGACTCTTCCGGCGGGTTGGCGCCGTTGCAGATCAGTGTCCCGTCACCGTGGAGGGTTCCGCCAACCAGTTGTGCGATTTCATCAAGTCGGATTTCCACGGCGAAGTCCTTTTCGCTGAACAGATTGTCGATTCGGACGGTCCGAATCCTCCACTGGCCTCCGGTATACCGCCAGTTCCGCGATCGCTGCAAGACAAAGTTGGCAGTTCGCTCGACCGGCAGGACGTCACATCGATCCGCCCAGGCGTCCGCTTCTGAGATGAGTTGTTGTCAATCAGATATCGTGACGGGACGGATGCCACTCCGCGGCGACGCCCCCGGCGAAAAGCTAAGTCATGCCAGATTCCGAGTTTAGTGACATTGCAGCGGGGCGGCGGCACGCGGGTTGCGGTTTTTTGGCGGGGATTTGTCTGGCCGGGTCGATGGGCACTCAACGAGGGAGGACTTCACGTGATTAGATCGGGCAGTCTACGGACGACAATGTTTGCATGCATTTTTACTGCGGTGTTGACACCGCGCTGGGCCGAAGCCGGCGGCAACTCGCCGATCTACGTGGCGGCGAGCGATTACCGAGACGCGGTGAAAGCGTTTGAACGCGTGGTGCTGCGGACGCCGAAGATTCGCAGCAGCGTCGAGCGTCTGGTGGATGACTTGGAGGACAGCACCAGTGATTTGAAGTCGGCCGCCCGCGATCC containing:
- a CDS encoding DUF1592 domain-containing protein, which produces MPSFDFFTAAARRAACAIALALASLAVPQAAQSEPTEPSSAGRQTPVAEFLGRYCAECHSAGSAEGDRQFDSFRLPLTSVDQLITADEIVDQVTLKLMPPEDAGQPTEEKRLELLDVLRKTIESSRERFNTSGGQTVLRRLSNREYENTLATLFDRRVDTLGLTADFPKDNTVAHMDNLGDALVTSGFLLDQYLQSASRLVEARLGKTRMEPKTWHFRDNFQQYEELSGAHRSVFNYEYLCLYEQPNTDTRQGGYGHIEDFLKGVPVAGLYDIEVHAQAMHRDTHYDPKIFRIDFSEPFQLAVVPGDVTKGHIHYPQAIEPVLGQAIVPDEQPEWLKFRVWLEAGQTPRFIFPNGPYESRASVIEVNKQYKDEFDPKKYKAGVSRTHILREGELPHIRIGEIKVHGPISEPQGGKEEVAVFGPDGFQVERAVEQLHAFGRRAYRRPLEPSDRGRIRAFYQQRLDEDATPRQAALDTLKMILCSPSFLYLSEITAENETLLGPFDLAARLSYALWAAPPDDVLFAAAESGRLTAPEELKKHVIRMLEDDRSDAFVNGFTDSWLNLREIGNLPPPRKSVPQYYSENLPESMKREARQFFRYLLDQNRPVSEFLDADYTFVDKKLAKLYGLPQQDTLRLADGFQRVSLVGNQQRGGVLGMAGVLTVSANGVDTSPVTRGVWVMENILGITPPPPPDEVPSIDADVSGATTIREKLSKHSEDKTCFVCHRNIDPLGYALETYDPIGRWRTNYPSPKGKGSAATIDASGELPSGESFEDFASFKKVLHKSRGELFVRNLIEKLATYATGRQMEHADRFRIDDLAARLHSDDASGLRTMVVEVLTSELFRSR
- a CDS encoding DUF1552 domain-containing protein — encoded protein: MSKSTHHRRIVLQSIAGSLALPGLQSLRAESVGSSSPVQAARGAGVGTRRFVAVGNLLGFQQNQFFPETPGRAFEETTLLKPLAENRDQITVYRGLDHGLRGGHFAVHTFLSGVLHHESKQRPDGNVTIDQFIADEIGPQTRFPSLTVGSEGGIHGGCQLSWTKSGVRVPPITGPAELFEKLFVTESKERRSQQVRENSLQASILDSVVEQADSLAGRVNRDDKAKLDEYFSSIRDVEKRLQARRRWADQPKPRPPFEKPADTNTVDDLPLLYELIALALQTDSTRVATLEIGGSFLPQDLGIDKSYHSLSHHGNDDVSIANLITLETYQLEQFGKFLSRLAAIEDGDQTLLDSTAVLFGSGMGNGNSHTNTDLPIVLAGGGYGRGEFKKLATKGPAKIPLCNLFVDIAQKMGVPTESFGTSTGSFS
- a CDS encoding SDR family oxidoreductase, which translates into the protein MSKIAVTAAGGQLGAEIVRAAVAIRGGDNVVGLARTPDKARSLGIEIRPGDYGAPEELKQSLDGIDAVLLVSGMDAPEKRIEQHRNVINAAKQAGASKIVYTSIQGAEEGTAFSPIVQSNRQTEADIRDSGLAWGIGRNGIYIEPDVDYTDTYKKRGEIANCAGDGKCGYTTRPELAYAYARMLTDAKHDGQVYNLHGQAISQQQLADYLNDAFGTDLRYRDMSVEEYRRDRTAELGEFLGNIIAGIYEGIRNGAVDNESHFERAAGRPHQDWRSYFDALN
- a CDS encoding LpxI family protein — encoded protein: MIQRRGYGRELIRNLMPGFSSSSNASIQPPIGLIAGWGSFPVEVAEQVVASGRRICCIAITDHASTDLESICDHVKWSGVGKIGAHIRYFRRHGIRQVTMAGKLFKSELLFQGSVWIKHCPDLTAIRTFGPCLLGNRPDSRDDSLLLAVTNTYAKQSLTICPATDFAPELLVDQGHLIGTPLTPKQSRDAEFGWQVAKQMGGMDIGQSITIKDGTVLAVEAVEGTDECIARTGTLCRRGGWTLVKVSKPNQDMRFDVPTIGPQTVTRVAENGGTAIVIEADKTILVEREETFRLAKQHGITIVALAQPQAIAAAA
- a CDS encoding arylsulfatase translates to MKVCSSRVIAVVLWLAISTSLHAQEKPNVLVIWGDDIGTENISHYNRGMMGYKTPNIDRIAKQGVFFTDYYGQQSCTAGRAAFISGSVPVRSGMTKVGLPGAKEGWQKTDVTMATVMKSLGYATGQFGKNHQGDRDEHLPTMHGFDEFLGNLYHLNAEEEPENEDYPTDMVLPNGKKFMDVFGPRGVLRCKADGNGGQTIEDTGPLTKKRMETIDEETLAAAKDFITRQHEAGKPFFCWWNGTRMHFRTHVKQEHRHEGNDEYTDGMIEHDMHVGQLLDLLDELGIADNTVVQYSTDNGPHYNTWPDAGTTPFRSEKNSNWEGAYRVPCYVRWPGKFPAGTVLNGIVAHEDWLPTFAAIGGNTDIKDELKSGVTLNGRDYKNHIDGYNLLDYLTGESDDSPRKEFMYVNDDGQIVAMRYNAWKAIFLENRGIAFGVWREPFTELRVPLLFNLRRDPFEKAQHNSNTYNDWFLERVFVLAPMQQLAANFLMTMKEFPPSQTPGSFNLEKVQKQIEASMGGR
- a CDS encoding porin, translated to MRWFAAITVCMMLSMFLHRCSAQSSGTEDDFSWLDRVKVGYDGGFVIASQCDADLHAGREPYRLKINGWGQLRHTVTDWSSPDRDLNQLQLKRGRLVFSGNAFNPNFQYFVQLDARSTSGDDVRLLDYYLDYDVGNDQLGLAPGTVTFRTGKYKVPFTMSRWLSGRDFEFADRSVASIFFDVNRSFAWGLHGKSERLGVPVFWDAALFNGLVTGGAETGSSGTLDDNFAYSGRVRAYLIGDWGDENLADFECHDRLAMRVGAGFAASTIERFGTTEFSRLRVVDSGEPLANLLPAVVSGYDVSLYAVDASMKYLGWSSSFEYYFRTVSDIRGAAIGELFDHGFWYQLGKFIVPGKLQVATRWSRVQGDSGTLGGSDQSAEEIAASLAWYFRRNQAKLVVDMTHVDGAPVSSQALDISPGNHGWLFRSQIQFSF
- a CDS encoding HAD family hydrolase → MTANHDRQLLSVLLVGVFAFVGSGSYAADPLPSWNDTATKAAIIDFVERVTREGSAGFVPPAERIATFDNDGTLWSEQPMYFQLAFAFDRVKAMAPQHPEWKDQQPFKGVLESDTKAVLAGGKKSLLEIVAATHSGMTSEDFERIVADWISTAKHPQTGRLYKDMVYQPMLELLAYLRANGFKTFIVSGGGIEFMRPWTEATYGIPPEQVVGSSVKTRFELRDGKPVIVRLPEIDFIDDKEGKPVGINSHVGRRPIFAAGNSDGDWQMLQYATIGRSPSFALIVHHTDDQREWAYDRDSHIGQLDQALDDATRQGWTVVDMKQDWKRIYPAQ